One Sulfoacidibacillus ferrooxidans DNA window includes the following coding sequences:
- the gpr gene encoding GPR endopeptidase: MQRFKNISQPSVVDENSGTESYSVRTDLAIEAHELQQAQSDIRGVEIETEDEPQIHITRIAVKTEAAARQIGKLKGNYTTLEIPDLRKKDPELQVRVAERFAKELEAFIKVPEKAIVLVIGLGNWNVTPDAIGPLVVENLFVTRHLFSLMPEIIDEGFRSVCALAPGVLGITGIETSEIVQAIVERLHPDLVVAVDALAARSIDRVNSTIQISDSGIQPGAGVGNRRKALNKETLGVDVVAIGIPTVVDAATITSDAMDVLLKTLEQRVPGNGAGRIFDQFDSQEKRALIAEVLQPIGNNLMVTPKEIDEFVDDIAHVVAMGVNVAMHPGMSMEDARELTH; this comes from the coding sequence ATGCAACGTTTTAAGAATATCTCTCAGCCATCAGTTGTCGATGAGAACAGCGGAACAGAGTCGTATAGCGTGCGAACGGACCTTGCCATTGAAGCCCATGAATTACAACAAGCACAGTCAGATATTCGCGGCGTAGAGATTGAAACAGAAGATGAACCGCAGATTCACATTACCAGAATTGCTGTCAAAACAGAAGCTGCAGCTAGGCAGATTGGGAAACTAAAAGGAAATTACACGACGTTAGAGATTCCCGATTTACGCAAAAAAGATCCTGAATTGCAAGTTCGTGTAGCAGAACGGTTTGCAAAAGAATTGGAAGCCTTTATTAAGGTACCTGAAAAGGCCATCGTTCTTGTTATTGGGCTTGGCAACTGGAACGTAACACCAGATGCAATAGGACCACTAGTAGTCGAAAATCTCTTTGTTACTAGACATTTATTTTCGTTAATGCCAGAAATTATCGATGAGGGGTTTCGTTCGGTATGTGCTTTGGCACCTGGTGTGCTTGGAATCACTGGTATTGAAACAAGTGAAATTGTACAAGCCATTGTCGAACGTCTACATCCTGACCTTGTAGTCGCCGTGGATGCACTGGCTGCGCGCTCGATTGATCGTGTCAATTCAACGATTCAAATCTCCGACTCTGGAATTCAGCCAGGTGCTGGTGTAGGTAATAGGCGTAAAGCATTAAATAAAGAGACGCTTGGTGTGGATGTCGTTGCTATTGGAATACCGACAGTTGTAGACGCCGCGACCATTACATCAGATGCTATGGATGTGTTGCTAAAAACGCTCGAACAACGAGTTCCAGGAAATGGAGCGGGTCGCATCTTTGATCAATTTGACTCACAAGAAAAACGAGCACTTATAGCAGAGGTTCTTCAACCTATTGGCAATAATTTAATGGTTACACCAAAGGAAATTGATGAATTTGTAGACGATATAGCACATGTTGTGGCAATGGGAGTCAATGTAGCCATGCATCCAGGTATGTCGATGGAAGACGCAAGAGAACTCACACACTAA
- a CDS encoding small, acid-soluble spore protein, alpha/beta type — MGNNRLVIPEARAAMKQLKKDVMKDSLQGSALNPIQEPIGQSETTTYEAGKRGGAIGGEMMKRLVSLAEQHLQQEQQSHKNQ, encoded by the coding sequence ATGGGAAATAATCGGTTAGTAATCCCTGAAGCGAGAGCTGCAATGAAGCAATTGAAAAAAGACGTCATGAAGGATTCGTTGCAAGGGAGCGCTTTGAATCCTATACAAGAGCCTATTGGCCAAAGTGAAACGACAACCTACGAGGCAGGCAAACGCGGTGGAGCTATCGGTGGTGAGATGATGAAGCGTTTAGTGTCCCTTGCAGAACAACACCTACAACAAGAGCAACAAAGTCATAAAAACCAGTAG
- the holA gene encoding DNA polymerase III subunit delta, whose amino-acid sequence MESSFYEALQTVRKGVYGGVYVLLGEADGFTSQWFAKTCREAMQQGQPTDSEQVDVVKYSLQTEPLAQIVSELTDGGLFGSRFVALCSDFDVLTTTYKTKGDDTHLIEVIEWLMEHPLEAPLILLTAAEKLDERKKLTKKLRASKQITTIDTRKHTSKEWVELARLLLGGRSLLTSSQIELVIAKTGHSLGLLAKEFEKMETYAGDRTSLSTEEVNDLVGDSKQVDVFEVVRHFIEGRYALSSSLYNKLEDRSLFAFLALLVRQYRLIARVSESMHLGAGRDQDLAVKLGVHPYALKVAREQARVISADTAKQEIEAIALLEYQVKSGGLAEHVALDLLFLRHLATSTA is encoded by the coding sequence GTGGAGAGTTCGTTTTATGAAGCATTGCAGACAGTGCGTAAAGGTGTTTACGGGGGAGTCTACGTTTTACTAGGTGAAGCAGATGGTTTTACTTCACAGTGGTTTGCAAAAACGTGTAGAGAGGCCATGCAACAGGGTCAGCCTACGGACTCCGAGCAGGTAGATGTGGTTAAATACTCACTGCAAACGGAACCGCTAGCTCAGATTGTCTCTGAATTGACTGATGGTGGGTTGTTTGGATCGCGTTTTGTGGCATTATGTAGTGATTTTGATGTATTAACTACGACATACAAAACGAAAGGTGACGATACGCACCTCATTGAAGTGATCGAATGGTTGATGGAGCATCCGCTGGAAGCGCCATTAATTTTGTTGACTGCAGCAGAAAAATTGGATGAGCGTAAGAAACTCACAAAAAAATTGCGAGCCTCAAAACAAATTACGACGATTGATACGAGAAAACATACGTCAAAAGAATGGGTAGAACTAGCCCGATTATTGTTAGGGGGACGTTCGTTACTCACCTCTTCGCAAATCGAGTTAGTCATTGCTAAAACTGGGCATTCACTTGGATTACTTGCAAAAGAGTTTGAAAAAATGGAAACGTATGCTGGCGATCGCACGTCACTTAGTACGGAAGAAGTGAATGATTTAGTGGGGGATTCAAAACAGGTAGACGTCTTCGAAGTGGTTCGTCATTTTATCGAAGGCAGATATGCACTTTCATCTTCATTATATAACAAATTAGAAGATCGATCGTTATTTGCTTTTCTGGCGCTTTTGGTTAGACAGTATCGCCTAATTGCAAGGGTGAGTGAATCTATGCACTTAGGAGCGGGACGAGATCAAGATCTTGCGGTAAAACTGGGTGTGCATCCTTATGCATTAAAAGTAGCACGGGAACAAGCTCGAGTCATCTCGGCTGATACGGCCAAACAGGAGATAGAAGCTATTGCTTTATTGGAGTATCAGGTAAAGTCCGGTGGTTTGGCGGAGCATGTAGCACTAGACTTGTTGTTTTTACGTCATCTAGCTACGTCAACTGCATAA
- the rpsT gene encoding 30S ribosomal protein S20 → MPNIKSAIKRVKITKARTLRNASAKSALRTALKKFEVALRERDLETAQTALRSATRSLDKAATKGIVHRNYAARKKSRLTKRLHKVNQAM, encoded by the coding sequence ATGCCGAATATCAAGTCTGCGATTAAGCGCGTAAAGATTACGAAAGCTCGTACGCTGCGCAACGCTTCTGCAAAATCCGCTCTGCGTACAGCACTCAAGAAGTTTGAGGTTGCTTTACGCGAGCGCGACCTGGAGACGGCGCAAACCGCCCTGCGCAGTGCAACTCGCTCGTTGGACAAGGCTGCGACAAAAGGAATTGTTCATCGTAACTACGCTGCACGTAAAAAGTCTCGTCTCACAAAGCGCTTACACAAAGTCAATCAAGCAATGTAA